A genomic region of Arachis hypogaea cultivar Tifrunner chromosome 5, arahy.Tifrunner.gnm2.J5K5, whole genome shotgun sequence contains the following coding sequences:
- the LOC112802751 gene encoding calcium-transporting ATPase 8, plasma membrane-type isoform X1, producing MAKASKACAFLRRCPSLTLGSMLEEIAAILPGHEFASILLSNMAYADDDESLVEAEMFVWDACKDLTLIILMVAAATSLVLGIKSEGIKERWYDGGSIAFAVILVIVVTATSDYKQSLQFRDLNEEKRNIRLEVIRGGRRVEISI from the exons ATGGCCAAGGCTTCTAAGGCATGTGCCTTTCTCAGGAGATGTCCTTCACTAACACTGGGTTCCATGTTGGAGGAGATTGCTGCTATTCTTCCTGGCCATGAATTTGCTTCT ATTTTGTTGTCAAACATGGCTTATGCAGATGACGACGAATCTCTTGTTGAAGCTGAG ATGTTTGTTTGGGATGCTTGCAAGGATCTGACCTTGATTATTTTAATGGTAGCTGCTGCAACTTCATTAGTACTGGGGATAAAATCTGAG GGTATTAAGGAAAGATGGTATGATGGTGGAAGCATTGCTTTTGCAGTTATTCTTGTTATTGTTGTTACAG CTACAAGTGATTATAAGCAGTCTCTTCAGTTTCGGGACCTAAATGAGGAGAAGAGAAACATTCGTTTGGAG GTAATTAGAGGAGGTAGAAGAGTTGAGATCTCAATCTAG
- the LOC112802751 gene encoding pre-mRNA-processing factor 39-2 isoform X2 codes for MNLLLFCCQTWLMQMTTNLLLKLRFKEQIGDVLAARAAYIQQTRKESDSDFVQNVISRANMEKRLGNMESACGIYKEAIEMVVAEENLQHALPNLYVHFSHLNICCCNFISTGDKI; via the exons ATGAATTTGCTTCT ATTTTGTTGTCAAACATGGCTTATGCAGATGACGACGAATCTCTTGTTGAAGCTGAG GTTTAAGGAACAAATAGGAGATGTTTTAGCTGCTCGCGCTGCATATATTCAGCAGACTCGTAAAGAGTCAGATTCTGATTTTGTGCAGAATGTTATATCAAGAGCCAATATGGAGAAACGTTTG GGAAATATGGAGTCAGCTTGTGGTATATACAAAGAAGCAATAGAGATGGTTGTAGCTGAAGAGAATTTACAGCATGCCCTCCCTAATTTATATGTCCATTTCTCTCACCTAAATATATG CTGCTGCAACTTCATTAGTACTGGGGATAAAATCTGA
- the LOC112803999 gene encoding uncharacterized protein has translation MVSEREDPTMADNLANPNASPSSNSAADFENFTAFMRQFSQFQAHLGRSSSSSAISDPISPYFLHPGESPGLALIPLKLTPQNYYQWSHDMWRALRLKNKVKFLDGSILKPGEGDPNFEAWDMCNNFLLSWINLSLSPEIAKSVMWISSAPDLWNDLKRRYSQGDVFRVGALKEEFYALKQGDLTVTSYFAMLKAIWEELENLHAIPSCVACVNECSCGLRIV, from the coding sequence ATGGTATCAGAGCGAGAAGATCCAACTATGGCAGATAATTTAGCTAATCCGAATGCAAGCCCTTCATCAAATTCCGCTGCAGATTTTGAGAATTTCACCGCTTTCATGCGTCAATTCTCTCAGTTCCAGGCACATCTTGGCAGATCTAGTtcctcttctgcaatttctgaTCCGATTAGCCCTTATTTTCTTCATCCAGGAGAAAGTCCTGGTTTGGCTCTAATTCCGCTTAAGTTGACACCTCAAAATTATTATCAGTGGTCGCACGATATGTGGAGAGCACTCAGATTGAAGAACAAGGTGAAATTCCTCGATGGATCAATTCTAAAACCAGGTGAAGGTGATCCTAATTTTGAAGCATGGGATATGTGTAACAATTTTCTCCTCTCCTGGATCAACCTCTCTCTCAGCCCTGAAATCGCTAAGAGCGTGATGTGGATTAGCTCAGCTCCAGACTTGTGGAATGATTTAAAACGTCGTTACTCACAGGGAGATGTCTTTCGAGTTGGTGCGTTAAAAGAAGAATTTTATGCACTCAAACAAGGTGATCTTACTGTTACCTCTTACTTTGCTATGTTGAAAGCTATTTGGGAAGAATTAGAAAATTTACATGCTATTCCTAGTTGTGTTGCTTGTGTTAATGAATGTTCATGTGGATTACGAATTGTTTGA
- the LOC112802752 gene encoding GDSL esterase/lipase At2g03980, whose protein sequence is MSSNNDLNHSLILTVLLLIAFATKSEESKQIPALYVFGDSLVDSGNNHYVPGEDPQNYFPYGIDFGTPTGRCTNGKTVADFLAIYLGLPFAPAYLGLSRSKRKRIVTTGINYASAGSGILPDTSNKTSVIMDEQIKGFERTIKEILLKGLSKEAVEKHVSESLFLVSSGVNDHFKNGTFRGSRKFASYLIKEFKIRLLKLYSLGARKFFVNNVPPAGCFPSITLHSKPIGKCSEKMNKWISFYNKKLLILLHELQTQLPGFIFVHSDLNKSIMEISENPNKYGIVEASKPCCPRNINGNDLCANRNTYLFFDDHPTERVNQIYAKKCFIDHAICTPRINIRRFL, encoded by the exons ATGAGTAGCAATAACGATCTAAACCATAGTTTGATCCTAACGGTGTTGCTACTCATAGCATTTGCAACGAAGAGTGAGGAATCAAAACAGATTCCAGCACTGTATGTGTTCGGTGATTCACTTGTTGACAGTGGTAACAACCACTATGTGCCAGGAGAGGATCCGCAAAATTACTTTCCTTATGGCATAGATTTCGGCACACCCACTGGTCGCTGCACTAATGGCAAAACTGTTGCTGATTTCCTTG CTATCTACCTTGGTCTGCCCTTTGCCCCTGCGTACTTGGGACTTTCAAGAAGTAAAAGAAAGAGAATCGTAACCACAGGCATAAATTACGCATCCGCAGGTTCTGGAATTTTGCCAGACACCAGTAAT AAAACTTCAGTAATAATGGACGAACAAATAAAGGGGTTTGAGAGGACAATTAAGGAGATTTTGCTAAAGGGGTTAAGTAAAGAAGCAGTGGAAAAGCATGTATCTGAATCCTTGTTTCTTGTATCTTCGGGTGTGAATGATCACTTCAAAAACGGAACATTTCGTGGTAGTAGGAAATTTGCTTCCTACCtcataaaagaattcaaaatacGCTTGCTG aAACTTTATAGCTTAGGAGCGAGAAAATTCTTTGTGAACAATGTTCCTCCAGCAGGGTGCTTTCCATCGATAACTCTGCACTCAAAACCAATAGGAAAGTGTAGCGAGAAGATGAACAAATGGATCTCCTTTTACAATAAGAAATTGCTTATTTTACTCCATGAATTGCAGACCCAGCTTCCGGGTTTTATTTTTGTCCATTCAGATCTCAACAAGAGCATCATGGAGATAAGTGAAAACCCAAATAAATATG GCATAGTGGAAGCATCCAAACCATGCTGCCCCAGAAACATCAATGGAAATGATCTTTGTGCAAACAGAAACACATATCTGTTTTTTGATGACCACCCAACCGAGAGAGTCAACCAAATATATGCAAAAAAATGTTTCATTGACCATGCTATTTGCACTCCGCGCATAAATATTAGACGCTTTTTGTAA
- the LOC112802753 gene encoding GDSL esterase/lipase At2g03980, protein MSSNNDLNHSLILTVLLLIAFATKSEESKQIPALYVFGDSLVDSGNNHYVPGEDPQNYFPYGIDFGTPTGRCTNGKTVADFLAIYLGLPFAPAYLGLSNRVITTGINYASAGSGILPETNNKTSFIMDEQIRGFERTVKEILPKGLGEEAVEKHVSESLFLVSSGVNDHFKNKTFRGSRKFASYLINEFKIRLQIFHSLGARKFFVNNVPPAGCFPSTTLHSKPIGKCSEKMNKRISFYNKKLLILLHELQTQLPGFTFVHSDLNKSIMEIRQNPHKYGIVEATKPCCPRSINGDLACHSCSDFCANRNTYLFFDDHPTERANQIYAIKCFIDHAICTPRINIRHFL, encoded by the exons ATGAGTAGCAATAACGATCTAAACCATAGTTTGATCCTAACGGTGTTGCTACTCATAGCATTTGCAACGAAGAGTGAGGAATCAAAACAGATTCCAGCACTGTATGTGTTCGGTGATTCACTTGTTGACAGTGGTAACAACCACTATGTGCCAGGAGAGGATCCGCAAAATTACTTTCCTTATGGCATAGATTTCGGCACACCCACTGGTCGCTGCACTAATGGCAAAACTGTTGCTGATTTCCTTG cTATATACCTTGGTCTGCCTTTTGCCCCTGCGTACTTGGGACTTTCAAACAGAGTCATAACTACAGGCATAAATTACGCATCGGCGGGTTCTGGAATTTTGCCAGAAACCAATAAT AAAACTTCATTTATAATGGACGAACAAATAAGGGGATTCGAGAGGACAGTTAAGGAGATTTTGCCAAAGGGGTTAGGTGAAGAAGCAGTGGAGAAGCATGTATCTGAATCCTTGTTTTTGGTATCTTCGGGTGTGAATGATCACTTCAAAAACAAAACGTTTCGTGGTAGTAGGAAATTTGCTTCCTACCTCATAAATGAATTCAAAATACGCTTGCAG ATATTTCATAGCCTAGGAGCAAGAAAATTCTTTGTGAACAATGTTCCTCCAGCAGGGTGCTTTCCATCGACAACTCTGCACTCAAAACCAATAGGAAAGTGTAGTGAGAAGATGAACAAACGGATCTCCTTTTACAATAAGAAATTGCTTATTTTACTCCATGAATTGCAGACTCAGCTTCCGGGTTTTACCTTTGTCCATTCAGATCTCAACAAGAGCATCATGGAGATAAGGCAAAACCCACATAAATATG GGATCGTAGAAGCAACCAAACCATGTTGCCCTCGAAGCATCAATGGTGATCTGGCATGCCATTCGTGTAGTGATTTTTGTGCAAACAGAAACACATATCTTTTCTTTGATGACCACCCAACCGAGAGAGCCAACCAAATATATGCAATAAAGTGCTTCATTGACCATGCTATCTGCACTCCTCGCATAAACATCAGacactttctataa